The Octadecabacter arcticus 238 genome contains a region encoding:
- a CDS encoding IS256-like element ISOan3 family transposase, which translates to MKKTITASAGLASASNVHQLVETAWDKVGESFEQFCLTAGVASLVQMFGEDADTLAGGRYEHCTDKPGHRWGTAKGQVGFHGGKIELERARVRDKVTGKEIVLPSWEEASSGGFLEQWEMSLMLMNVSTRKYDRAVRLPEAKVPNKAGSGLSRSAVSRRFKALTQARLDEWMSSDLSELDLVAIQIDGLHLDDHLLVLAAVGVEVSGEKHPLGVIEGATENAATVQALLDNLIERGLDPAGCYLFIVDGAKALTKAIRRTFGADIPIQRCQIHKARNITDRLPPKLHASVRRALKQAWELDDADKAERLMRNLAQRLELEAPDVSKSILEGLDEILTVVRLGLPVELRRSLASTNIIESMNSVIRQVCRNVKRWRDAKMALRWTGAGMLEAAKGFRRLKAYKQLPILKQALLDHRNTVTLDQIKDVA; encoded by the coding sequence ATGAAGAAGACTATCACAGCAAGCGCTGGACTTGCCAGCGCGTCGAATGTTCATCAACTCGTGGAAACAGCCTGGGACAAAGTTGGCGAGAGCTTCGAGCAGTTCTGCCTGACGGCGGGCGTCGCCAGTCTGGTTCAGATGTTTGGTGAGGACGCAGATACGCTGGCGGGTGGCCGATACGAGCATTGCACTGACAAGCCTGGCCACAGATGGGGCACCGCGAAAGGTCAGGTTGGGTTCCATGGTGGGAAGATTGAGCTGGAGCGCGCCCGTGTGCGCGATAAAGTGACCGGTAAAGAGATTGTCCTGCCGAGCTGGGAAGAGGCCTCCTCGGGTGGCTTCCTTGAACAATGGGAAATGAGCCTAATGTTGATGAATGTTTCCACCCGTAAGTATGACCGAGCTGTACGGCTGCCCGAAGCGAAGGTGCCTAATAAGGCAGGGAGCGGGCTGTCCAGGTCAGCAGTTTCGCGTCGCTTCAAAGCACTCACCCAAGCGCGCCTGGATGAGTGGATGTCATCTGATCTATCGGAGCTTGACCTTGTAGCGATCCAGATCGACGGGCTGCATTTGGACGATCATTTGTTGGTGCTTGCGGCCGTGGGTGTGGAGGTTTCAGGCGAAAAGCACCCTCTGGGCGTCATTGAAGGGGCGACCGAGAACGCCGCGACGGTTCAGGCGCTTTTGGACAATCTGATAGAGCGTGGGCTCGATCCAGCGGGCTGCTATTTGTTCATCGTAGATGGGGCTAAGGCACTGACCAAGGCAATTCGGCGCACATTTGGTGCCGATATTCCCATCCAAAGATGCCAGATACACAAGGCCCGCAACATAACTGACAGGCTTCCTCCAAAGCTGCACGCCTCCGTACGCCGCGCGCTGAAGCAAGCATGGGAGCTTGATGATGCCGACAAAGCCGAGCGGTTGATGCGGAATCTTGCCCAGCGACTAGAGCTTGAGGCTCCGGACGTTTCAAAGTCGATCCTTGAGGGCCTAGACGAAATTCTAACTGTTGTTAGGTTGGGGCTACCTGTGGAATTGAGACGCTCATTGGCCAGCACCAACATCATTGAATCTATGAACAGCGTGATCCGACAGGTCTGTCGAAACGTCAAACGCTGGCGCGATGCAAAAATGGCGCTGCGCTGGACAGGGGCTGGTATGCTGGAAGCCGCGAAAGGCTTCCGCCGCCTAAAGGCCTACAAGCAACTCCCCATTCTCAAGCAAGCTTTGCTAGATCATCGCAATACCGTAACGCTTGACCAAATCAAGGACGTCGCCTAA
- a CDS encoding sensor histidine kinase: protein MTVGELGDPRFSQPLSGYYWQVTQENGAPVLSASYWAQPLDLEPPAERGKLAFATIVGSDGEVYLTGSWRITLEHEGEARELLVAVAIDQTSVEAPISSFRRSVTMALALLGTFLVLASWFTVRIGLKPLDKVKAEVNLVKTKPGQRLSTDCAAEVAPLVKEVNDLLESQEQAVETARARASTLAHGLKTPLTVMRALAQDLRSGGDVSTIPDEIDYQVTSTQHLVERELARTRDQMSGQVVQCKTGPVLRKLVQAFQRRVGGDDVAWTMDIAPHAVCPFDEFALTELLGNLIDNATKWTGDKIAISAGGTAIRGFIQVSDNGPGISEAELASVMRRGKRLDETVPGHGLGLSIVQDMVAQRDVDLILSNLPDGGLNARLEWGS from the coding sequence TTGACTGTCGGGGAATTGGGCGATCCGCGCTTTTCCCAACCCCTGAGCGGATATTATTGGCAAGTCACACAAGAGAATGGCGCGCCGGTGTTGTCCGCATCTTATTGGGCACAGCCACTTGATTTGGAGCCCCCCGCAGAGCGCGGCAAGCTGGCGTTTGCAACAATTGTAGGATCGGACGGCGAAGTTTACCTCACGGGGAGTTGGCGGATCACACTGGAACATGAAGGCGAAGCACGGGAGTTACTCGTGGCCGTCGCGATCGATCAAACCAGCGTCGAAGCGCCGATTTCAAGTTTTCGACGCAGTGTGACGATGGCATTGGCGTTGCTTGGTACTTTCTTGGTGCTCGCCTCATGGTTTACTGTCCGCATTGGCCTAAAGCCGCTCGATAAAGTTAAAGCCGAGGTTAATTTGGTGAAAACCAAACCGGGCCAAAGGCTGTCAACGGATTGCGCGGCTGAGGTCGCACCACTTGTTAAAGAAGTGAACGATCTTCTTGAGAGCCAAGAACAAGCCGTCGAAACTGCGCGCGCGCGCGCCAGCACATTGGCCCACGGCCTGAAAACCCCCCTCACCGTGATGCGCGCGCTTGCACAAGACCTTCGGTCGGGTGGCGATGTGTCGACCATTCCCGACGAGATCGACTATCAAGTCACCAGCACACAGCATCTGGTGGAACGAGAACTGGCAAGAACGCGCGATCAAATGAGCGGGCAAGTTGTGCAGTGCAAAACTGGACCCGTTTTGCGAAAATTGGTGCAAGCCTTTCAAAGACGCGTCGGTGGCGATGACGTGGCGTGGACGATGGATATCGCACCGCACGCCGTGTGCCCTTTTGACGAATTCGCTCTGACAGAATTGTTGGGGAACCTGATCGACAACGCTACGAAATGGACTGGTGATAAAATTGCGATCTCCGCAGGAGGGACCGCGATCCGTGGATTTATTCAGGTGAGCGATAACGGCCCGGGGATCTCCGAGGCTGAGCTTGCGTCAGTCATGCGGCGCGGCAAGCGGCTGGATGAAACCGTTCCCGGACATGGCCTTGGCCTGTCCATTGTGCAGGATATGGTGGCGCAGCGCGACGTGGACCTAATCCTCAGCAATCTGCCCGACGGTGGCCTGAATGCCCGACTAGAGTGGGGGTCGTAA
- a CDS encoding ISAs1-like element ISOan1 family transposase, with protein sequence MIFTVLTRSYAMPTPSSPEIHPIEFLTHFSDISDSRQEVKVTYPLPEILLLTLCAVLSGANDWTAISIYGTKKLGFLKRFLPFADGTPSHDQLGNIFAALDAEAFQACFIDWVASLNKTVTGVVAIDGKTSRRSLDKAGGKAAIHMISAWSSEWNLTLAQRQVDGKSNEITAIPELLELLTLKGAIVTIDAMGCQREIAAKIISKEADYILALKGNQGSLRKDTELFMTEQAAVDYDDTTVTYHETVEKSHGRIETRRVTVCTDIDWLKADHNWPGLKSIVMVQYHAILQDKTRAETRYYISSMTSDAEHHAKAIRDHWGIENGLHWVMDMVFRDDECRIRKGNAPANFTTIKHAASNMLRSVKGKHSLRSKRHIASWDDDFLAEIINT encoded by the coding sequence GTGATCTTTACTGTTTTAACGAGGTCATATGCCATGCCAACCCCAAGTTCACCTGAGATCCATCCCATTGAATTTCTTACGCATTTTTCAGATATAAGCGATTCACGTCAAGAGGTTAAAGTGACTTACCCTTTGCCGGAAATACTCCTCTTAACCCTATGCGCTGTTTTGTCAGGTGCCAATGACTGGACGGCCATCTCGATATATGGGACCAAGAAACTGGGCTTTTTGAAGCGTTTTCTACCTTTTGCAGACGGGACACCGTCCCATGACCAACTTGGAAACATCTTTGCGGCCTTGGATGCCGAGGCGTTTCAGGCCTGTTTTATCGACTGGGTGGCCTCCCTTAACAAGACGGTGACTGGAGTGGTCGCGATTGATGGGAAAACCTCTCGCCGCAGCCTGGATAAAGCTGGCGGCAAGGCCGCAATTCACATGATCTCGGCCTGGAGTTCGGAATGGAATCTGACGCTGGCGCAACGGCAGGTGGACGGCAAGTCCAACGAGATAACGGCCATACCAGAACTGTTGGAACTGCTCACCCTGAAGGGGGCTATTGTCACCATCGACGCTATGGGATGCCAACGCGAAATCGCCGCGAAGATCATCTCCAAAGAAGCAGACTACATCCTCGCTTTGAAGGGTAATCAGGGCAGCCTACGCAAGGACACAGAATTATTCATGACGGAACAGGCGGCCGTAGATTATGACGACACAACAGTCACTTACCACGAAACGGTAGAGAAGTCTCATGGCCGTATCGAAACAAGGAGGGTCACAGTGTGCACGGATATTGACTGGCTTAAAGCGGACCACAATTGGCCCGGTTTGAAAAGCATCGTTATGGTCCAGTACCACGCCATCCTGCAGGATAAAACGCGCGCCGAAACCCGCTATTACATTTCATCAATGACATCAGATGCTGAACATCACGCCAAAGCCATCCGTGACCACTGGGGAATAGAAAACGGGCTGCATTGGGTCATGGACATGGTGTTTCGCGACGATGAATGCCGTATCCGAAAAGGCAATGCTCCAGCGAATTTTACGACCATAAAACACGCTGCAAGCAACATGCTGCGCTCCGTAAAGGGGAAGCATAGCCTGCGATCAAAGCGCCACATTGCATCATGGGATGATGATTTCCTCGCCGAAATAATTAACACCTAA
- a CDS encoding response regulator transcription factor, which produces MRILIVEDEARIADLIADVLQSEGYIAEIASDGEDGWEKGGTESYSAAILDIGLPRMDGISVLRNWRKEGVNFPVMLLSAKSSWNERVEGIDAGADDYMVKPFQMEELLARLRALLRRTSTQKMTALSVGGLQLDLLQMRITLEGRRIKVTPLEFRLLSYLLHHKGEVVAQSVLAENIYFRDQEPDSNAIEVLIGRLRRKLGSDLIETKRGFGYVIAEAKV; this is translated from the coding sequence ATGCGCATTCTTATTGTTGAAGACGAGGCGCGGATCGCCGACCTGATCGCAGACGTCCTGCAAAGCGAAGGCTACATCGCCGAAATCGCCAGTGACGGTGAAGACGGATGGGAAAAAGGCGGCACTGAAAGTTATTCAGCAGCCATCCTTGATATTGGGCTGCCGCGGATGGACGGGATCAGCGTGTTGCGCAACTGGCGCAAAGAGGGGGTAAATTTTCCCGTCATGCTGCTGAGTGCAAAAAGCAGTTGGAACGAGCGCGTGGAGGGCATTGACGCAGGCGCTGACGACTACATGGTGAAACCGTTCCAGATGGAAGAACTGCTCGCGCGGCTGCGCGCACTTTTACGACGCACGTCGACACAAAAAATGACAGCGCTAAGCGTCGGCGGTTTACAACTCGACCTGCTGCAAATGCGGATCACACTCGAGGGGCGGCGGATTAAAGTTACCCCGCTGGAATTTCGACTGCTGAGCTATCTGTTGCACCACAAAGGCGAGGTCGTCGCCCAAAGTGTCTTGGCAGAAAACATCTATTTTCGCGACCAAGAACCCGACAGCAATGCAATCGAAGTTCTGATTGGTCGGCTGCGGCGCAAACTCGGGTCAGACCTGATCGAGACAAAGCGCGGCTTTGGATACGTTATTGCCGAGGCAAAAGTTTGA
- a CDS encoding PepSY domain-containing protein has protein sequence MSSSNTTLTRRAALARLGLAVGAVYCNPILTQLSSAQAASAPSAPSSPSAASPASAPSAASPASPPSSPSGPGNNSSTDRDQQDQSAGGCSAPSGSEGITISRRNMTRANDAVARGDAKPLREIFGIVQRRHPGQMIRVRFTVAGNNRAYLIRMVTETGSVQTVTVDALTGATLGIGAC, from the coding sequence ATGAGCAGTTCGAACACAACACTCACACGGCGCGCGGCACTTGCCCGACTGGGCCTTGCGGTCGGGGCTGTGTATTGCAACCCGATCTTAACCCAATTGAGCAGCGCACAGGCGGCCTCGGCGCCAAGCGCCCCCTCATCACCCTCTGCCGCCTCACCGGCAAGCGCACCCTCAGCCGCAAGTCCTGCGTCGCCACCGAGCTCTCCTTCTGGACCGGGCAATAACTCGTCGACGGACCGAGACCAGCAGGATCAATCAGCAGGTGGATGCAGCGCCCCCAGCGGCAGTGAAGGCATCACAATCAGTCGGCGCAACATGACACGCGCCAATGACGCCGTGGCCCGCGGCGACGCGAAACCTCTGCGCGAAATCTTCGGGATCGTGCAGCGCCGACACCCCGGTCAGATGATCCGCGTCAGGTTCACTGTGGCAGGCAACAACAGGGCATATTTAATCCGCATGGTCACGGAGACCGGCTCGGTTCAAACTGTGACGGTTGATGCGTTAACTGGCGCAACACTTGGCATAGGGGCCTGTTGA
- a CDS encoding PqqD family protein gives MLKVSPNGDQNVLFSGLDAPVLLKNAEALLPVLEQVLPSWPFTLTQENCAPAPCMTITGDGPDTYLCQTGDPDQPARRWDAVNAVCEMVVALAWAQIQSNPSWLCLHCAAVEFRGRLVLFPNRRRSGKSTLTAVLAQRGYRVFTDDFLPVQIDDKGAMFGVANGINPRLRLPLPDSFSDDFRSWVDRCAAFENAQYGYLAISSLAARGSMLPIGAIVVLDRQDDDKDPNLHDISSVDLLDDLITQNFARLAHSGRILMASHAVTQSAARYRLNYSDAEQAADFLELQFLSWPKPVTYVPLHALPSQSVALISAMQNEQPVFDPELTYQRAHGTIQACVDEQLYVSDGHGLGIHRLNPGSSVIWSILEEHMNLVEITDLLSVAFPDECTTRIKTDCAKTLQQFVQSHLIVPACSLEEKVG, from the coding sequence ATGTTGAAAGTCTCTCCAAACGGCGACCAGAACGTCCTGTTTTCTGGCCTAGATGCGCCCGTTCTGTTAAAGAACGCAGAGGCGCTTTTGCCTGTTTTAGAACAGGTTTTACCGTCTTGGCCGTTCACTTTGACGCAAGAAAACTGCGCCCCTGCCCCGTGCATGACGATCACGGGTGATGGTCCAGACACTTATCTGTGCCAAACTGGGGACCCAGACCAACCAGCGCGTCGCTGGGACGCGGTCAATGCTGTTTGCGAAATGGTCGTGGCGCTTGCATGGGCGCAAATCCAGTCCAATCCGTCGTGGTTGTGTCTGCATTGTGCTGCAGTTGAATTCAGGGGCCGCCTTGTGTTGTTTCCCAACAGGCGGCGCAGCGGCAAAAGCACTTTGACAGCGGTGTTAGCCCAGCGTGGCTACCGCGTCTTTACCGACGATTTTCTGCCCGTTCAGATCGACGATAAGGGGGCTATGTTTGGGGTCGCCAACGGGATAAATCCTCGGCTGCGTTTACCGCTGCCCGACAGCTTCAGCGACGACTTTCGCAGTTGGGTCGATCGCTGCGCAGCGTTTGAAAACGCGCAATATGGCTACCTCGCGATCAGTTCACTCGCCGCGCGTGGGTCCATGTTGCCAATTGGCGCCATCGTCGTGCTTGATCGACAAGACGATGACAAAGACCCAAACCTGCACGATATTTCATCGGTCGATTTGCTTGATGACCTTATTACGCAGAATTTCGCGCGCTTGGCACATTCTGGCAGGATTCTGATGGCGAGCCACGCCGTCACCCAATCCGCCGCCCGCTACCGCTTAAACTATAGCGATGCAGAACAGGCTGCGGACTTTCTGGAACTTCAATTCCTTTCATGGCCTAAACCTGTGACCTACGTGCCATTGCACGCGCTGCCATCGCAATCTGTGGCACTTATTTCCGCCATGCAGAACGAGCAACCCGTCTTTGATCCCGAACTCACCTATCAACGGGCACACGGAACCATCCAAGCCTGCGTCGACGAACAGCTTTATGTCTCTGACGGTCATGGCCTTGGTATTCATCGCCTCAACCCCGGATCAAGCGTCATTTGGTCCATTCTCGAAGAGCACATGAACTTGGTCGAGATCACGGACCTATTGTCAGTGGCGTTCCCTGATGAGTGCACGACGCGGATCAAGACAGATTGCGCAAAGACCTTGCAACAGTTTGTCCAAAGCCATCTCATCGTGCCAGCATGCTCACTTGAGGAGAAAGTCGGATGA
- a CDS encoding PepSY-associated TM helix domain-containing protein produces MRIFQPPERTLKTLHSWLGILILPWILVIGMTGLYLNHWQFVNRVLTQASYDESQFDRWPNPVEQNLEDTILLAQTLWPDSSVRNVEFTNYHDREASTLTAGRTQLIVDLATGHYWLKTQFRRRTYTPEGTLLHTKTYWGALFKSIHEYGWFDRRFGTWLADITASAMVLFGLSGIYLFTAPRLRRRKNRRARMGA; encoded by the coding sequence TTGCGGATATTTCAGCCACCCGAACGCACCTTGAAGACCCTCCACAGTTGGCTTGGCATTTTGATCCTGCCATGGATTCTCGTTATTGGAATGACGGGGCTTTACCTCAATCATTGGCAGTTCGTGAACCGCGTGCTGACACAGGCAAGCTATGATGAATCCCAGTTCGACCGCTGGCCCAACCCAGTGGAGCAAAATCTGGAGGATACAATTCTACTGGCCCAAACCCTTTGGCCGGATAGCAGCGTTCGAAATGTTGAATTTACCAATTACCACGACAGAGAGGCTTCGACATTAACGGCAGGCCGAACTCAGTTGATCGTTGATCTTGCAACGGGGCATTATTGGCTCAAAACGCAGTTCAGACGAAGAACCTACACCCCCGAAGGAACGCTGCTGCACACGAAAACCTACTGGGGCGCGTTGTTCAAATCAATTCATGAATACGGCTGGTTTGATCGTCGATTTGGCACATGGCTGGCCGACATTACGGCGAGCGCAATGGTCCTGTTCGGTTTGAGCGGCATCTACCTTTTTACCGCACCACGCTTGCGTCGCCGTAAAAACAGACGCGCGCGAATGGGTGCTTAG
- a CDS encoding transposase: protein MMNKTRRGRGSKYTDDFKRQLVAESHTAGVSVPMVAKKHGVGTNRIYAWRSDGRFQPDKSDIGQFTPVEIADAGMVDTPASSGTSILPVPHIEITLENGRKLSVSDGVDAGFVLELARGLAA from the coding sequence ATGATGAACAAGACTAGGCGTGGCCGAGGTTCCAAATACACGGATGATTTCAAGCGACAGCTTGTAGCGGAAAGCCACACTGCTGGCGTGAGTGTTCCAATGGTTGCCAAGAAGCACGGTGTGGGCACCAACCGGATTTATGCATGGCGCAGCGATGGGCGGTTTCAGCCTGACAAATCAGATATAGGCCAGTTCACCCCCGTAGAGATTGCCGATGCGGGTATGGTGGACACGCCTGCGTCATCCGGCACCAGCATCTTACCTGTCCCCCATATTGAGATCACACTTGAGAACGGTCGCAAGCTGAGCGTGAGCGACGGGGTTGATGCTGGCTTTGTGCTGGAACTGGCGCGAGGACTTGCAGCATGA
- the tnpB gene encoding IS66 family insertion sequence element accessory protein TnpB (TnpB, as the term is used for proteins encoded by IS66 family insertion elements, is considered an accessory protein, since TnpC, encoded by a neighboring gene, is a DDE family transposase.), with amino-acid sequence MIPVLGDAKIWLAAGVTDMRRGFNGLAAQTAQVLAADPYAGHLFLFRGRRGDQIKMIWWDGQGACLFTKRLERGRFVWPSVKEGKVSLSRAQLAMLMEGIDWRILKKTWRPSMVG; translated from the coding sequence ATGATCCCTGTTTTGGGGGATGCGAAGATCTGGCTTGCCGCAGGAGTTACGGATATGCGGCGCGGCTTCAACGGGCTGGCGGCGCAGACCGCGCAGGTTCTTGCAGCTGACCCTTACGCGGGGCATCTATTTTTGTTCCGTGGCCGTCGTGGCGATCAGATCAAGATGATCTGGTGGGATGGTCAGGGCGCGTGCCTGTTTACCAAACGGCTTGAACGTGGACGGTTCGTATGGCCCTCAGTCAAGGAAGGTAAAGTCAGCCTAAGCCGCGCACAGCTTGCGATGCTGATGGAAGGCATAGACTGGCGTATTCTCAAGAAGACATGGCGTCCAAGTATGGTTGGATAG
- the tnpC gene encoding IS66 family transposase has product MSKTPPNLTNLPPEVQAYVAAQTAELSELKQAFLGSSLGHATVQKRLKDEMASVDAALSAERTAHARAIQNRDTIIADLRLQLHGHNKHRFGSKSESSAQLALELILEELEIEQAVETDDEPSDAEAKPPRTPRKRKPFPKGLKRVQKTITPSDACTDCGGSFKVLGTDVMEELEYVPGHYIVNQIGRPRLACTCCEAVVQAEMPSRPIPKSFVGPALMAHILCCKYGYHLPLYRQSQMFANEGIDLSGSLMAGWVGKCTKLLERVSDAIRDHVFEAQAIFMDDTTVKLLQKGNGKGKNKTKTARLWVYARKEDTWASGAPPAVWYQFSTSREAEHPSKHLESYEGYAHADAYAGYNDAYRTGRVKEMACMAHVRREFFDLYESTKLPVAGEAVLRIKKLYDVETQARFLPPAERVALRQEYAKPIFDDLEVWLKEQLGKISSKTPLAKAIKYALARLPKARPYLDHGFLELDNNTAERAVRPVAVGRKNYLFMGSEAGGKSAAIAYTLIETAKMNKVNPKAWLAWVLERIQDHQANRINDLMPWAYQDMIDAKNAEAKAKDAA; this is encoded by the coding sequence ATGAGTAAGACCCCTCCAAATCTGACTAATCTGCCCCCTGAAGTACAGGCATACGTTGCCGCGCAAACAGCGGAATTGTCAGAGCTGAAGCAAGCGTTTCTCGGGTCATCCCTTGGCCATGCGACGGTACAAAAACGCCTCAAGGATGAGATGGCATCAGTGGACGCCGCCCTGAGTGCCGAGCGCACCGCTCATGCGCGGGCCATCCAGAACCGAGACACCATCATCGCCGATCTGCGCCTGCAACTCCACGGTCACAACAAGCACCGCTTTGGCTCAAAGTCGGAAAGCAGTGCACAGCTGGCGCTTGAGTTGATCCTTGAAGAACTTGAGATCGAACAAGCCGTTGAGACAGATGATGAACCCTCTGACGCTGAGGCCAAGCCGCCCCGCACACCGCGCAAGCGCAAACCTTTCCCAAAGGGGCTGAAGCGTGTCCAAAAGACCATCACCCCCAGTGATGCTTGCACCGACTGTGGCGGCAGCTTCAAAGTGCTTGGAACGGATGTGATGGAGGAGTTGGAATATGTCCCGGGACATTACATCGTGAACCAAATTGGCCGCCCGCGTCTGGCCTGCACCTGTTGTGAGGCCGTTGTTCAGGCTGAGATGCCAAGCCGACCCATTCCGAAGAGCTTTGTCGGCCCCGCGCTGATGGCCCACATCCTGTGCTGTAAATACGGCTATCATCTGCCGCTGTATCGCCAGAGCCAGATGTTTGCCAACGAGGGCATTGATCTGAGTGGATCGCTCATGGCGGGATGGGTCGGCAAATGCACCAAACTGCTGGAGCGCGTCTCAGATGCAATCCGCGATCACGTCTTTGAGGCGCAGGCGATCTTCATGGATGACACAACGGTCAAGCTGCTCCAGAAGGGCAATGGCAAAGGAAAGAATAAGACCAAAACCGCGCGACTGTGGGTCTATGCCCGAAAAGAAGACACTTGGGCCAGCGGAGCTCCACCTGCGGTGTGGTACCAGTTCTCCACCAGCCGTGAGGCGGAGCATCCCAGCAAGCATCTCGAAAGCTATGAAGGCTACGCCCATGCGGATGCCTATGCTGGGTATAATGACGCCTACCGCACGGGGCGGGTCAAAGAGATGGCATGCATGGCCCATGTGCGGCGTGAGTTCTTTGACCTTTATGAAAGCACAAAGCTGCCCGTGGCGGGCGAAGCCGTGCTGCGGATTAAAAAGCTCTATGATGTTGAGACACAAGCGCGGTTCCTGCCCCCTGCGGAACGCGTGGCCCTGCGTCAGGAATACGCCAAGCCGATCTTTGATGACCTGGAAGTCTGGCTTAAAGAGCAACTGGGCAAGATCTCTAGCAAGACGCCGCTGGCCAAGGCGATCAAATATGCACTGGCGCGCCTGCCAAAGGCACGGCCCTATCTTGATCACGGCTTTCTTGAGCTGGACAACAACACAGCCGAGCGCGCAGTGCGCCCTGTGGCCGTGGGACGCAAAAACTATCTCTTCATGGGATCAGAAGCAGGCGGCAAATCTGCAGCAATTGCTTATACGTTGATAGAGACCGCCAAGATGAACAAAGTGAATCCCAAAG